AAAAGgcagataataaataaatccatataGACCAGACCGGCAACACATCACCACGCCCGTTCTCGGGGATAGGGAATTGGATATTTtagctatatcttttgacaacaatatcctatatattttttattatctgtCCGACAAGCTGAAActattttgagcatttccataccaAGTTGACATTTCTACGATGAGTATTTTTTGAGAAAGAGTGATTTAATGTAACATCAGTGTGCCGCTGGTACATAGATAGAGCAGGTGCAGATGGAGACTGCCAcagcatagctgccaactctcacgctttcggcgtgagacacacgcatttgcatgtgcgtgtgaaaacaggcaaatgcgtgtgtctcacgacgaaagcgtgagagttggcagctatgccacaggtgtcaaacaaagctctcgttCTCAAAAGCTACTCATcgtaaaaatgtcaattttcaaCTTGTCGGAcatataatgaaaaaatattggatattgttgtcaaaagatatagctaATTTAGGTACAGAACGTCCGGGCTAAACTTCCTGCgattttccgtcaaaataaaACCTGCGCAGTAACCTTAAATAATTAGAACATAGTGACCGCGTTTTCTGCGCCTTTTCACAaaattaccattgtttaaatgcatttcttatACAACTTAAAAATCATGTCCCCAGCAATTGCtgctgtgtttacagtgtggtatgggcatgcatggcTATGCAAATAAGCTGGTtggcaactgacagtccatAGCAATGCATGGCTGCCCAACACTGCAATTACATCACAATTATATGCAACGTTAtcgattttaaaaagaaaaacgacgaaattaaatcattttattcaccgaacctttattttgaaaaatgcgAACCAgaagtctccaattgtggccagcaacaaTTGGCTACTTCACGGAGCTCTGACGTAAGCCAGTGCTAAACCGTTGCCCATATATGGTTTCTGGATCAAAACACAGTTTATATGAGAAATGTATGGCCTTTTCACATAACCGTTTCTGTCACAGTATGTAATTTAAGATTCATATTTGGACGTTTTTATCCGGACTCAGCGGCACTGGGTCCACTCCAACCGAAATAACCATTTCATTAGCCAAATGCTAGGACCACAGCACGTCTTGTAAGACCTAGCGGTTCCGTTCTTCTAGCAAAGAAATGTAAAGAAACAACTCAAATAATTTAAGGAAATTACCAACGAGAACACCAACAATTCACAAGAATTAAGACACTTACAGTGATATATACAACCgtattaagtaaaaaaaaaccaaaaaaaaaaccgtatAATTTATTACACGGCAACGCGCGTGAATGGTAACTGAAAATACAGCCAGATACAGCACTGCGTGTGTTGTTGTCATTATTAAAAACCGAGTGTCAAACGTCGTGATACACCCCTGGGTGGATTGAAGAGATTGACACTACGAAAACACTTAGTTGCAGATCCAGAAACACAGCTCTCCTGAACTCAACTCTAATTCATCATGTAGCCCAGGTGTGGACCTTGGATTACCCTGCCTCCCTCCCGCAAAACGAGCCCCACCTGCCAGACTGGGTTATGCATGTGGGGTTTGGATGTCCCAATATAACGcccagtggtgtgtgtgtgtgtgacaatgttgtttgtgtgtacaaGTTTCTGAGTCtgttgaatgtgtttgtgagtgtgtgcagaagTATGTTTGCGTATGGctcggttaaaaaaaaaaaattattataccttttttttttattattgacttACCTATGCAAGTAAATAAACTAAGCATAAAGTACAgtctaaaatatgtttctgcaCAGTAGACGCATGATATCCATTCCCCATGCAGTTTGTTGAATAAGTGATCATCACACTGTCATATGTGCTTGTGATATTCTTGTTCAACTCTGCTCAGCCTGgcctcagtccaacaccacacctCCTGTAGCTGTGGCCATTTCCTATcacgcagtttcagagaaaTGAAACTAAACTTGTTGCTTTCAGAGGAATTAAACAAATCTCTGTCTCTTccagtgtgagcagtgaaatggctgaaggtggagttttactggatcaggaccagttcCGATGTCAAATATGTCTGGATCTATTGAAGGATCCTGTCACTATTcactgtggacacagttactgtatgggtTGTATTAAGGGCTGCTGGGATAAGGATGATCATATTGGTGTttacagctgtccccagtgcagacaGACCTTCACCTTAAGGCCTGTTCTGGGCAGAAACACCATGttggctgaagtggtggagaaactgaagaagacaggactccaagctgctcctcctgctcacagTTACGCTGGAACTGGAGATGTGGTGTGTGATATCTGTACTGGGAGAAAGCGCAAAGCTgtcaagtcctgtctggtgtgtctggcatcttactgtgaaactcacctgAAACTTCATGATGAACTCCATTCAATAAAGAAACATAAGTTGATTGATGCATttggaaacctgcaggagaagatctgctcTCATCATGACAAACTGCTGGAGATTTACTGTCGTACCGATCAACAGtgtatctgttatctgtgtgtgatCGATGAACACAGTGGCCATAAAacagtctcagctgcagcagaaaggactgagaaacaggtaaggacagaaacacatacaataCTTTTTATAGTGATGACATAATATATTGGCTAATTTCCACAATATGTAAGTTTatgatctgtgttttgttttgttacatttgattaatattttcatgaaatatattttattttgaagtgtgTTTCATTGGGTTTCCTTATTTaagagattttatttttaaatgtttagacAGGTTCCGAAAATGTATTGGACAACACTGTGTTTTCCAATATACATTATGGATATTCTCCTGCACTCTaaaaaaaaggcacaaaagCTTGTCTCTGGGGTGGCACCATATAGGTGCATGAAATTCTACCCCTAGCCATGGGTTTAATAAATAAgttttgcttgtaaaaggtactAATATTGGGTATTAGTAGGCTGCTTATgtagcgaaggctggtagcaggttatcgcgcaacaacactccccgattacgtaaccctcaaattcaaaagaacgttgttgcccttggctaggggcgagcttgtctttagctgactggtaacacgttcgttcaacaaataatttggacaagtgagaggccggggttcaaaccTGTTAAACctatttctcacctgttacgcTTACACATTAGTACCTATCCACAGTGATAAAGCCATAAGAGCAGGAAGTGAACCCAACTCtctgtgacagctctgttcataCCCCTCAACACACTATTGACTCCCTGAATGGGAATATACATAGCTGAACCAGCTAGTTCACTCACACAGTTTCGAAGCTTTACCTATAAGGGCTGTACActtctacacactgacctgcacaCCAATCGTGGTATTTTATATAATCTGAAATACGGAAAATCAACGTTGTAATAtgatacaaaaaaaatctgtccaCAGAAACAGCTGGGGGTGACAAAGAGTAAgttccagcagagaatccaggagagagagaaggagctgcaggatctgagacaggctgtgcagtcactcagggtgggtactgaccagaggagaagacaacagctggctgctggaagagccattagtcagggctctcctctagtcagccagtgaggagcccagtgttgggtCACTTTCCATCCAATTCAGTGGGGCACAATTCCACTGAaccacactgtggggaacaggctgtctggggtcccagtaagagcagagtgaaaggcctagttaaaatgtacaaccctcctccttctgtttctcctaacagtgctctgcacagacagcagtggaggacagtgacaggatctttactgagctgatccgctccattgagaaAAGGctctctgaggtgaaagagctgatcagagatcaggagaaggctgaagtgagtcgggctgaaggactcctggagcgactggagcaggagattgctgagctgaggaggagagaggctgagctggagcagctttcacacacagaggatcacatccatttcctccaggtaacatcactggctctctgacagtctgcactgtgtacactgtacatacatggtgaggtgtgttcctcTTTTACAAAGATCTGCTCCTGGTATCTGCACAGCAATCTGtgttcactgtctgtctctttctgtctgtctatctgcagagctgtcagtccctctgtgcccctcctggacctggagactttCCCAGCATCACTGTTAGTCCAATTgtctcttttgaggctgtgaggaaatctgtctctgaactgAAAGAACGACTGGAGGGTGTTTTCAAGGTGGAATTAGTCAAAATCTCTCAAACAGGTTTGAActactaaaatactttttagttagatttctttatttaaaaatcatgGTTGATgagaaaataatcatttgtgCAGTTAAAATTACTTAATATATCAATAATTTGTGTAGCAGTAAGTCTTTTATTATGTCACATAGACATAATcagaagtacacacacacacacaaacataacttACATTTACTAATGGTCTCAGTGTAGAGAATAGTCAGAGTACAGCCACGTGGCAATAACTCTGTGTTGAGTATGAGTACAGTCAGAGTACAGCCCAACGTGACAGTAACTCAGTGTAGAGTATAAATATTGTCACCGTACAACAGAAGGCACACCAATGCTGACTGACTGATGCCTCGAATTTCAGTGCCCACTGACCCCCccgcgggagagagagatgcagagtgtgtgacagtgtgggaGAAGAAGCCCAAGCctgaggagcaggagagagccACACTCCTTCAGctgccccccacctcctcctgcagggaGGAAAGGGACCGGGGAGAGGATGACGAGCCGGAGCACAGAAAAGAGCAGGAAGCCCTGGTCAGATCGTCCATCCTTCAGATTCAGCGTCACTGCTGCATACACAATCACAGCCAGTTTCACATCTTCAGCTTGCTTCTTTTTGTACAGAAATATTACAGATTGAATGAATACCAGTCGCTTTAATTATCCATTATAAAgtgctgaaatattttcatttttccacctatttattttagcaaattaaacttttttctttttccatttttctcccagtttggtAGCCAATTCTACAcaatctaatccaattagtgctagctggggatacaccgccttaCGACCCTCGGTGGCCCAGTAGGAtctttgatctgcacttcgttgtacgtcgctctggataagagtgtctgctaaatgccatgcaatgtaatgtaatgtaatgtaatcttgcgACCCTGAGAGccacacgccttctccaagccgtctcgtctcaattAGACCGTTACTCCGAGGCCCGGGCCGCTGTATGCGGTGatcccactaaccctgccaggtccctcccctggagcagcgagccaattatgctgctccacgagagctggccaaactcagctttttggcaggaccgggaattgaacccctcggtgtgcaactgcaacgaactgcaaccgcaagtctgctgcatcttagcctgttgcccACCACAGAATTCCTATTGCTATTTATATAGAGAGCCAATTTGTAGAAATGTAAGGGAGCCATGTTTTGAGTAAACCTGTGCCCTGGTGGCTACTTCTCAGTATGTTTGTAGTGCCAGGGGTTAAGTGTACAGTGCTGTTTTATTCATGCATCTCTCTTCTGAAGGTTTCTGTATTAGCCAGCCTTTGCATGTGTTCCTGTGGGGATGCAAAGTGAGGTCTGAAGTTGCCTCTCTCTCCTGAGGTGCAGCAGAAGAGGATGGGAGAGAGCGATGTTGCCAATCACGTTGTCTCCAGCAGGAGAGACACCCCAGCAGTAGAGGAACAGGTCACGCCCCAACCCAATTCCTCCACTGAAGCTACTTCCCTCACCGCCCCTACTGCCCAGGGTAGCGTCCCGATTGCCCGGACCTCGGAACAGGGCCCCGAGCCTGGAGCCGGTTCTACGAGCCAAGGCATGACGCTCTCACGCCCACAGCTCCTGTTAATGGAACGTCTCCAGAGTGACGGCAGAGTAAAAATGATATTACTCCAGCCCAGACGAGTGTTTGTTGAATGCAAGTGATTTCTAGAGCTGCGGCCGTTTCCATGACGGGTGCTTTGTTTCTCCCACAGAGCCTCCTGCTCCATTTGTTTTTGGCAGTACTGACAGCCTGGGGAGATTCTCATTCGCAGACCTAGCTAAGAACAACAGCGATTCGATTTTTCTGAAGCAaggtacagtatacagtactgtgcacaagtctgaggcaccctagattttattatatgtatgtttatttttttgtgtgaaagaacacatttgagatttccaaatattcattttccaaaagatttaatgtcagagagacatttctgtatttcatttaaaaaagtaacatattactggaagcaattgactactttttacataaaaacttgatcaaggctttctgagatcagaagcaagtcTGTGGAAGTTGTCCAACATGCATGGAACAACTtctctgctgattgtcttagccaacgctgtcctgcagttctatatctcagagaagtgatgcagttttaacgccgaagggtggtcgcaaaaaaatattgatttgattcagtttttaattattctgccaaattactaaaatgtagtgtCAAATTTATAGTACCagtttcattgaattatttttgaaagaatcgtatctgtacagaatgttatacaggtgcctaagacttttgcacagtactgtatatttgaacATTTTGTACACATTTTCATATGTTTGTAGTTATCAAAAGGCAAATGGTATGTAAACATTCTTTGGAGTGAAGTACAGTTTTAGCCAAAGCTGTTTCGATTGTTATGTCTATGAAAATATCTTCTTGGGGGTCCTTGGGTTTCTCATCCTGCTTCAGTGGGTTGATGGTTGAGTATTGACTCCAGACTGCACTAGTGCAGCTTTGCTATGCTGGGAGTGATTCAGTCTGCATGCTCAAGCTGTAAACGAAGGGTCTCCACTTCAGATGTGCACTTCTCCTGGGCAAATGCAGGGGCAACGGTGTTTGGTGGGGCTCCAGGGACCCAGAATGGAGGTGATAAGGAGGACATTGGTGATAGAGAAGTCACTGACGTTCACTTTAGGCCTCTCCCCTCACTGCCAGAGGTAGGGTCTCCATTCGGTCAAGCTGAAATGccgcattttgtttttattggctatAGTTGATCAGGGTTGCTATGAGTGATGGGATATTTTCTGATCGGTCTTGGCGATTACTCAAGTACTCGAGTTTGGGGTACATAACACCTGTTTTTGGCTACAGGCCATGAAAAACGTACCTGTGCTCATCAGGTGGAGGCCAAGTCTGGAGAGGAAGACGAGGAGGTCCTGTTTAAAGAGCGGGCCAAGTTGTACCGGTGGGACTGTAAATTCAACCAGTGGAAAGAGCGTGGGGTGGGGGACATCAAGATCCTCCACCACCCACAAAAGAGGTTCCACCGCCTGGTGATGAGACGGGACCGGGTGCTCAACGTCTGCGCCAACCACATCATCACCCAGGGCATGGAAATCAAGCCCATGAACACCTCCCCCAATGCCCTGGTCTGGACTGCCACAGACTACGCAGGTATAGAACGCCTCTAAAACCAGACTTGCTTTCAACAAGGAGAAAGTGTGTGTCAAACTGTTCCCTTGGAATAATAACTGActttaaatgtaaagttctgtTCAGTCTAGTGATGATATTGATGAAGATGGCCAGATGGGAAAGTTCACCAGGGAGTGTATATATTCTTTTGGATTGTTTTACAACAGCTGACTGATCTTCTATTTACCTTTTCCCTCTTTGTCTTTGGAACTTGTTTTTTGGAACACTGCCCTTTCAGTCAGTTACAGGAGCAAGTGAATGTGAACATTTGCTAACTTCAACTCATGTTTACTTTGATGGCACATCCTTGAACCTTGAACCAGGCCAACGGTTAAGCATTTTGCTCCAGGTTTAGCGGCTTGCACGAGGGTGTAATTGTCTGGAATTCGAAACGGCAACCTCCTGTTGAGAACAGACTGAAGTGACAACTTGGAAAGCATTGATCCCATTAATGAATCT
Above is a genomic segment from Conger conger chromosome 10, fConCon1.1, whole genome shotgun sequence containing:
- the LOC133138099 gene encoding E3 SUMO-protein ligase RanBP2-like isoform X2; this translates as MAEGGVLLDQDQFRCQICLDLLKDPVTIHCGHSYCMGCIKGCWDKDDHIGVYSCPQCRQTFTLRPVLGRNTMLAEVVEKLKKTGLQAAPPAHSYAGTGDVVCDICTGRKRKAVKSCLVCLASYCETHLKLHDELHSIKKHKLIDAFGNLQEKICSHHDKLLEIYCRTDQQCICYLCVIDEHSGHKTVSAAAERTEKQKQLGVTKSKFQQRIQEREKELQDLRQAVQSLRCSAQTAVEDSDRIFTELIRSIEKRLSEVKELIRDQEKAEVSRAEGLLERLEQEIAELRRREAELEQLSHTEDHIHFLQSCQSLCAPPGPGDFPSITVSPIVSFEAVRKSVSELKERLEGVFKVELVKISQTVPTDPPAGERDAECVTVWEKKPKPEEQERATLLQLPPTSSCREERDRGEDDEPEHRKEQEALKRMGESDVANHVVSSRRDTPAVEEQVTPQPNSSTEATSLTAPTAQGSVPIARTSEQGPEPGAGSTSQEPPAPFVFGSTDSLGRFSFADLAKNNSDSIFLKQGATVFGGAPGTQNGGDKEDIGDREVTDVHFRPLPSLPEVEAKSGEEDEEVLFKERAKLYRWDCKFNQWKERGVGDIKILHHPQKRFHRLVMRRDRVLNVCANHIITQGMEIKPMNTSPNALVWTATDYAEGSGKIEQLAAKFKTAELAENFRKKFEECMNLLPQRSRVPEHSRMGNPVVFFCITADGEPLGRITMELFSHIVPKTADNFRALCTGELGFGYRDSIFHRIIPDAMCQGGDITKQDGTGGKSIFGEKFEDENFDVKHTGPGLLSMANRGRDTNNSQFFITLKKAEHLDFKHVVFGFVKDGMDVVKKMGELGSKTGRPSKKIVLTDCGQLK
- the LOC133138099 gene encoding E3 SUMO-protein ligase RanBP2-like isoform X3 — encoded protein: MAEGGVLLDQDQFRCQICLDLLKDPVTIHCGHSYCMGCIKGCWDKDDHIGVYSCPQCRQTFTLRPVLGRNTMLAEVVEKLKKTGLQAAPPAHSYAGTGDVVCDICTGRKRKAVKSCLEKICSHHDKLLEIYCRTDQQCICYLCVIDEHSGHKTVSAAAERTEKQKQLGVTKSKFQQRIQEREKELQDLRQAVQSLRCSAQTAVEDSDRIFTELIRSIEKRLSEVKELIRDQEKAEVSRAEGLLERLEQEIAELRRREAELEQLSHTEDHIHFLQSCQSLCAPPGPGDFPSITVSPIVSFEAVRKSVSELKERLEGVFKVELVKISQTVPTDPPAGERDAECVTVWEKKPKPEEQERATLLQLPPTSSCREERDRGEDDEPEHRKEQEALQKRMGESDVANHVVSSRRDTPAVEEQVTPQPNSSTEATSLTAPTAQGSVPIARTSEQGPEPGAGSTSQEPPAPFVFGSTDSLGRFSFADLAKNNSDSIFLKQGATVFGGAPGTQNGGDKEDIGDREVTDVHFRPLPSLPEVEAKSGEEDEEVLFKERAKLYRWDCKFNQWKERGVGDIKILHHPQKRFHRLVMRRDRVLNVCANHIITQGMEIKPMNTSPNALVWTATDYAEGSGKIEQLAAKFKTAELAENFRKKFEECMNLLPQRSRVPEHSRMGNPVVFFCITADGEPLGRITMELFSHIVPKTADNFRALCTGELGFGYRDSIFHRIIPDAMCQGGDITKQDGTGGKSIFGEKFEDENFDVKHTGPGLLSMANRGRDTNNSQFFITLKKAEHLDFKHVVFGFVKDGMDVVKKMGELGSKTGRPSKKIVLTDCGQLK
- the LOC133138099 gene encoding E3 SUMO-protein ligase RanBP2-like isoform X1; translated protein: MAEGGVLLDQDQFRCQICLDLLKDPVTIHCGHSYCMGCIKGCWDKDDHIGVYSCPQCRQTFTLRPVLGRNTMLAEVVEKLKKTGLQAAPPAHSYAGTGDVVCDICTGRKRKAVKSCLVCLASYCETHLKLHDELHSIKKHKLIDAFGNLQEKICSHHDKLLEIYCRTDQQCICYLCVIDEHSGHKTVSAAAERTEKQKQLGVTKSKFQQRIQEREKELQDLRQAVQSLRCSAQTAVEDSDRIFTELIRSIEKRLSEVKELIRDQEKAEVSRAEGLLERLEQEIAELRRREAELEQLSHTEDHIHFLQSCQSLCAPPGPGDFPSITVSPIVSFEAVRKSVSELKERLEGVFKVELVKISQTVPTDPPAGERDAECVTVWEKKPKPEEQERATLLQLPPTSSCREERDRGEDDEPEHRKEQEALQKRMGESDVANHVVSSRRDTPAVEEQVTPQPNSSTEATSLTAPTAQGSVPIARTSEQGPEPGAGSTSQEPPAPFVFGSTDSLGRFSFADLAKNNSDSIFLKQGATVFGGAPGTQNGGDKEDIGDREVTDVHFRPLPSLPEVEAKSGEEDEEVLFKERAKLYRWDCKFNQWKERGVGDIKILHHPQKRFHRLVMRRDRVLNVCANHIITQGMEIKPMNTSPNALVWTATDYAEGSGKIEQLAAKFKTAELAENFRKKFEECMNLLPQRSRVPEHSRMGNPVVFFCITADGEPLGRITMELFSHIVPKTADNFRALCTGELGFGYRDSIFHRIIPDAMCQGGDITKQDGTGGKSIFGEKFEDENFDVKHTGPGLLSMANRGRDTNNSQFFITLKKAEHLDFKHVVFGFVKDGMDVVKKMGELGSKTGRPSKKIVLTDCGQLK